The nucleotide sequence gtgcaccctggccaacgaccccactgaggttaaatagctgagtttccctgccagtcagtcagaactgaagaagtcctttggatgagggacgaaacgtcttccagtatcttcaaccaagtccagttgcacttgattttaacctttgttggataactatgacctggatgactgagaatcttcatagacattgtGCTTGATTTTGGTTTGCCTTAATAAATCATCAACTAAATCTTCCTGTttctgtgtcctgcatttgtgTCCACCGTCCTACTCTTCCATGCACTCACATCACAATTCGTGACAcctatgtttattattgtcatagCTATGTATTCAGCTGTGACAATATGACCACTAGTCTGTTGAGttgtgatagagagagactgagtccatctgttcacactgatttcaatGTCCATTGGTATCAATCTTGatactttcctgaaaacatgttttaagttatgataTACCACCACACCCTCAGGCCTGTAGTTGCCAGGCCCCCGAGGGGTGTGGCTCCCGCTTTGGCAGGTGTctcttatttttctgtattgaaggTAGCAACCCTAAGGACAGTGAGAGAGCATAGGTGAAGCCtcaagcatggattagtttaAAAGGACTTATATGGAGGGATCAGGGAGGTACAGTGCGTGCCATGccataatgatgatgatgatgattcaaTTAAGGTTGATGatcataatgtaacataatcATAATGCAAGACTCACTCACTGGCATTGTTTTTTGGAATTATTATACTCGTGGTAAGCTAAATAATATACtgttatatgaaattataatgaatacacttaCAAACATTagccctaatcaaaccttaTCCACAGTGGTCAGAAAACAGTTGTAACAGTTAAATtcttgaatctcaactaataagctgttgaaatgttacaaatactctATATAAAGTACCTGTATGTAACCAAGCAGGAAGCTCCTGTTCAGCGAACTGATGCGAACGaggaaacctgcattctattgaacggccagcagggggcgactcttctggttgcaaaaagaagtccggttccatttgAAAGactggtaaaatgaccctacttctcacttgaataataacctcagtaaacactttttcgattagtttatggtctcaatcactagtttcacgtcttcttcaatacaaaatgatgttcatttagtaaattatggtcccatttagaggaaaaaagacaataaagcaGAGTTTCTTTCAGAGCGGGATTATCTATcgttgttaccatggcaacctgtcgtCCATTTCTACATATATACAGACTATACACGGTCTATGAGTGTCACCtataaatatatcaatatactaacattataccATTACgttaatattgtactttttatttaatgttataatgttatactaatacactaatTTGTACTAGTTACAcatccaggttgtggatagtgcATATGCAGTGGAGGGATACATTTAGCCAGAGTCAGGATGCCGTTGTGCCAATTTactgtgtgtttactgtgtgtgcGGTCCACTCCCCATCTCCCCAGAGTTCTTTTAAGTCACGTGATTGGCTATAACTTGAAACTGAaacttaaaactgaaaaaagacaGTGAAAGCAGGAGGAGAACCAATAAAAACAGTTGTCCCTCTCAACATTACACAATCACTCTGTCCAGAGCCACATAAACAAAGGTAAGAACTTTCTATTATGTCTGTCCTTAGAAATGAAAATGCTATTGTGATGCCAAAATGCTGTTTGTTTATATGGTGTAATGACTAGTGTGTTCAATGAATAAAACCAAATAATTTCAGTTAAAAAGTAAATCCTCTAAAGAATGTAAATTCTCATGTGCTTTTGTTATTATTCTACTCTGAAAGATGTAGCCTAAATGTTCTGTGGAGCTAACAccataaaattaaaagaaattaaaccTTATTTCTTCCAAGAAACTGTTTTTATACAGTTGAGTCCTCACATGCCAGTcggtgatgtttccagtcagctTTCTACTGATATTTTATACCTCAGTAAAAGTTGACAAGAATTTGGCACAGGAAATTTGCCTAAAGTTTTCTTAAGAAATACAGctatttctgagctttcttcaccagcatggagatgtgagatgtcaacttctctgtgatgctgaatTCCAGGAACCTAAAAATGTTCATCTACGCCACCTTAGTTCCACTAATGtggacaggagtgtgtgtttttatctttttcctaaaatcagcTCCTGTGTTTTGCTGACGCTGAGTAGTAGTTCTCTGTGCAACACTCAGCCAGACTATGTCAGGTTTCTGGCTTGAACCCAAAGCAGATCAGACGCAGCAGGATAGTTTTAAGAGATGTATTTGAACTATGAACAGAATGAAAGTGAGTGGGGCAAAGGTGGGAAATTAAAGTCCTGGGTCTGAGCATGCTAGGCAGTCCAGTGGTTTCAAATCCGAGAGGTTGAGAGCTTTCTGGCAGGTTGAGTTTATGGTACAGGTTCTGCAGTTTTTTCTGCTAAGGATACTGACAATGGCcagtcctctggaggtggagtagactttacagctgactctttgttgaggagatcaaagcgagcataaaaggtgttaagctcatctggtaatgtggcctcacacactgctgatgcagatgtttttgaccgcctgccacatatctttggtttTGTCAGTGCTGAGGTCTTCTTCCAGTCTGTGCTAGTGTCCTGGACAGAGCTGTCACTTTTCTCCACTCATCTAGACTTTCGGGTTGGGGATTGATTTTATTATCTTAGTGATcatcacatcatcaacacatttgcagATGTATGTCAGTGATTATGTATATTATACCAGTCTGTACATTCAAAACAGTATACTCCTCGATTCCACTGAAAAAGATGCAAAatctgttttgtcttaattttggtcttggaaaaatacataaAGAAGATACAATTTCACTGTTGCATCATCAGTTGTACAACTGATATTAAAATATGCAAAGGTATTATGTTGTCATTGCAAGCTTACAATgtaataatacagtatatttgcaATATACTTCATTAATTTGATCATGGGAAATGATCTTATTATATTTTTCAATAGTTGTTCAACATAAACTTTTAAGGACAGGTTAAAGATTGACAATTAGATAAGATATTCCAATTCTGTTGACATTTGATATTAGAGTAGGCAAAATATGTGGTGGAAAGTTACCAAGTCTCAGAGATAAATACCATACTTTTTagtccactacatttatctgacagctatagatactttaactttaaaattaagattttacacaaaaaattagaaaagattaaacaatacaattcaacattcattaaatattcttttttcttctttactcTCACATTAATCATCAACTAGCTCCAACATCAACAATGctaaaaagtttattttaatcttatgtcatataaataaatatcagtGATGTGCCctttttttcataaaaaatactttcacttttgaCTGCAGTCACATTCACAGAAATATCTAATAATATGCACTGTCTTTGCCACtttaaactgaataaataaaatgctttatGTGGTTTTTGCTGATCTTTGAGATTATTTTGATGATTGCAAAACTTGTACTTCTTATGGGATATTTTGCATCATTGTATTGGTACATTTACTAAGCAAATGATCTTACTTATAATTCTACCACTGTAAATTCATGCATATTTACATGCAATTTCTTACTTTACAGCTATGGGAGGAGGTATGTCTTGACCTGTCAAACTTTCACCTTCTTGTAAAATGTCCTAAATATCTCAAAAgtcattaacattttaacaatactAACATTCACAGAAATAATGCATAATGTTGAAATACAGCTTTGTCTCACTGTATGACCACATTTGTAATCCACAGCACTTTTTAGTAAGCCATGGAGGACCATGCCGCAGTGAGTATGAGTAAACATAAAGTCAGTGTGGTTGAGCCCTTGGTCTGTGCTTCTTAACACATAactcaaatgttttgttgttgtgttagcTGGTTGGTGTGTGTGGCGATAGAGCATCAATAACAATGTACTTATTGTGCATGCAACAATCAAATTCAAacagtattttgtgtttaatgttttttcttcaataaacagaaacaagcaGGAAAATCTCGATTTTGTGAAATCTTACCAACCTCGAAACAAAGAAGTCAAACATCTCAGAATTCTGCTTCATGGACCAGTTGGTGCTGGCAAGTCCAGTTTCATCAACtctgttgaaagtgttttacaagGCAGAGTTACTGGTCGGGCTTTGACAGATGCAATCTCTGGGAACAGCTTTACCAAAAAAGTATGAATAACTGTTGATTGTGGTGTGAGTACAATAGCATCTATGATTACTGGTGTAACAATTGCGTATTTATCATGGATTTGCTAAATTTATGCTAATAATTACACATTCTGCTTTATAGTACACAACTTACAAAATCCACAAAGATCCAGAGAATATTTACTCGTTCATTTTCAATGACATCATGGGCTTTGAGAAAGACgacacagagaaagcaaaagagaaagacaCCAAGGGGGGAGTGGAAGTGGAAGACGTCAAACTGGCCTTGAGCGGACATGTGACAGAAGGTTACAAGGTGCAATCTTTGCAACTCTGATAGTTTTTAAAGGGGCCGTGTGGAGTTTTCTTGCAAACAAACTGGTACTCAGCTACACccattttgttaaaaaatgtgatgaattcattccttcctcataaaacaatGTCAATTTCTCATAAAAGTTTGAATCCTGCATTGTTTACACCAGTGCTGCTGCAGCAAgcagtcttcttctttcctGACATGCATTGCTGCGTTTCtagtgcattaccgccacctgtATATCTGTGAAATAGTGTGAAACCACTGGCACAAATGTGTATCTTGTTACATGAGCATGCATGTGCATTCTTGTATGCACGAGACAATCAAAATGGGGTCCCGTAAACAGGGAAAATGCGCAATAAAAACTCTGCAGGGTaactttaaaacatatttttattactttgcattaaacatgttttcactGAAATTGTTTAGAAAATAACATTGACTGAATTACTGTTTTCTAGTTCATTCCTAAACATAAATTGAATCAGGGTGATCAAGGTTACAACTCATCTCCCACTCTGGATGACAGAGTTCACGTTCTGGTTTGTGTCATTCCTGCCAGCTCATTATCTATATTAAGTGATGAAGTTTTGAAGAAGATGAGAGAAGTCAGACTAGCAGCCAGTGAAATGGGTAAGAGCTGACAACACAATAGTTATTACTCTGTGCGGACTAATAGTGCCATATTGGGTTTTATGAATTTAAATACCAGCAAAGAAAATGCTTAAAAAACTGATCAGGTTTCCATCTTGACAGGGATTCCCCAACTGGCTATTCTCACCAAAGTTGATGAAGCCTGtccagaggtaaaaaaaaatataaataatgtctATAAGAGCAAGTACCTGAAGGAACAGGTAAGATTCTATTAGTCTAGCGTTTATTAgatttgtaatttttatttatttgtaagtTCAGTTTTCAATATATAAAATCTTCTTTGGTGACCACTTCGCAATTACTGATCTTTATCTGAAATGCTCTTCCTTTTAAACTTAGGTTGACAAATTCAACATGCAGCTGGGAATTCCAGTGAACTGCATCTTTCTTGTGAAGAACTACGATCATGAAATTGTAACAAATGATGACATTAATTCGTTCATACTGAGTGCACTGAGACAGATGATTAGCTATGGAGAAGACTTCCTCAACAGCCTGTAGACCTACAAACTACTGAGGCAAACCTTGCATGATTAAGACATGAATAAACTGAGATTCAAACAATAATCTTCTTGATAATCTTTAGTAACTTTCAGTATTGTGTAATTCATATAGTATGTACCAAAGCATGTGCGGCTTCATTACATCCTTATATTTTAGTTAGAAATGTCAATGTATCTTGTCATAAATGTCATGTATGCAAATAAGGAGGCGTTACCGGTCATAGATAATGTTGCTTTGGTTGCAATTTTAATTCAGACAATATCCGATTATGGCAAGCTAAGTTAGCTCGTGTTACAGCACCTTAGCATTAATGTTAAGCTAGCTAACTAACTTATATGAGTTAAAAGATAACAAAGCCCAATTTGGAtatgtttctgtctgtaaatTTTAGTAACTTTCAGTATTGTGTAATTCATATAGTATGCACTAAAGCATGTGCGGCTTCATTACATCCTTATATTTTAGTTAGAAATGTCAATGTATCTTGTCATAAATGTcatgtatgcaaatgaggaggcgtTACCGGTCATAGATAATGTTGCTTTGGTTGCAATTTTAATTCAGACAATATCCGATTATGGCAAGCTAAGTTAACACGTGTTACAGCACCTTAGCATTAATGTTAAGCTAGCTAACTAACT is from Micropterus dolomieu isolate WLL.071019.BEF.003 ecotype Adirondacks linkage group LG02, ASM2129224v1, whole genome shotgun sequence and encodes:
- the LOC123967465 gene encoding interferon-induced protein 44-like; protein product: MGGALFSKPWRTMPQNKQENLDFVKSYQPRNKEVKHLRILLHGPVGAGKSSFINSVESVLQGRVTGRALTDAISGNSFTKKYTTYKIHKDPENIYSFIFNDIMGFEKDDTEKAKEKDTKGGVEVEDVKLALSGHVTEGYKFIPKHKLNQGDQGYNSSPTLDDRVHVLVCVIPASSLSILSDEVLKKMREVRLAASEMGIPQLAILTKVDEACPEVKKNINNVYKSKYLKEQVDKFNMQLGIPVNCIFLVKNYDHEIVTNDDINSFILSALRQMISYGEDFLNSL